A window of Corallococcus macrosporus DSM 14697 contains these coding sequences:
- a CDS encoding eCIS core domain-containing protein, which yields MYLRGAMGAGVGTQAVPPVQARLAVAPATSALEEQADQVARAASAPASSTPSSATPPRPPATPNRLTGTSGEPLSPRVRERVEPVVGRDLSDVRVHQASDDRAAAESIRARAFTHKEHVFLGRGESPEDVELLAHEMTHVVQQTEGDAPPVQRKPADYRQPEDGMGPATRMRARIDEELADEDVPDERPDIDRGDVTSRSHRLQPQARPDVDRAAQERPGVQAAATETAQKVDAPAQAEGEGEGGKRKEGEAEGREAAGDAEQSAAQEAFSTAAAELQPQVPTPVAPVPQVAPVDAGGQALRPVENADAAITEIAEATQGMRDEGTGLQEVASTERANARILEGNIHLVRKGVAQSDLGVTTSQGHAAYRRTVLEQGRAALGVSRQKTAWVAEQAPQHLGKADEGREDSEGMAEEASSLSAESEANTPDDADAAEKAGEQRGEINRAGGDVNNLDRAFSGGQERARGLSADAEQAAGLNTRAEEKLTESTSVLQRTDEKLAQMREQTDGARAQVEALAERPGEMVAQADETEAEGRSVVEQSFAVEERLREEQDTHRANAAAIPEETPEERALREAEGIEAPRLETQPPVQPAPAQPEEGAPPPVADGGKAAAGAHERAPAEEAQEGGAQAAMQQAQATAAEGGELPPIAPRPPTDGGAETVVQRQPQAGYEDRWSVDPAGDIASHIPQLLGGSAPAEGEQRVSREELEAREQERRRTEVLEIQDMAGKPFEQTSAWERRRIALRMAGRHLWSGLTSIRWPGWGALALGLVNPVTPLLGVVSGFGMIASGAANLVNIQAWQRDPIGNLLKIAADIATGLTIILGSITALAAVIAALCTALILVSFGFLGPALGPVVAFCASVMVTTGGWTIAVGKWALLLQFLGFLKNLYEAGVARNAEELQRSSDRMSSDVSAAGNVVLQMGMAKLAQVGGRGMQRSIVRAGGGARWGGGLTTRLGTAVRGAGRGLSRGGNFARMGAAVRRGVSQVPGAVGRGVRSIGAGIRNMPTQAAAAARALPGVIRAPAQSLRRGFGWGMSRNYLVGRGVAPGLAGLRAAGAEGALLAQLEAGGLSASAAQHALRVWEREGLELLLAEGLTAAEIHLLTQASQATLRKLMLEFSSRELANLAAAVGVQGLETLAILEASTLRRLLAGLPPRSVLQLVTTLPREVLERLVSGGMAPARIAHLAGALPPDVLNRLAFELTALELDRVVNELGEALVSRMGIPGGLTSAELTELADVVARTRAIPNIQGMDDWLTFEARHGPAHARDAIAELREAQRLARESPGSIVNIGGDENPPMRNPTDPMRSFDINMEDAATGAERNIEVTTARGTPNTPTEGYVTDSPDLTAGVQHAGDKAASRIADGRPIGGDREAVIRVRFYQGQTQVGRGGRGGTITYDGTGTYSHQPPHPSAPPRVRNILSDFESALPNIRNNHLLERVRLVDFDGNVIAEYARGQGGWMRVR from the coding sequence TTGTACCTCCGCGGAGCGATGGGGGCCGGGGTGGGGACGCAGGCGGTGCCACCGGTGCAGGCCAGGCTGGCGGTCGCGCCCGCGACGAGCGCGTTGGAGGAGCAGGCGGACCAGGTGGCTCGCGCCGCGTCGGCGCCCGCCTCCAGTACCCCGTCGTCCGCGACGCCGCCTCGCCCACCCGCGACGCCCAATCGCCTCACGGGCACCTCGGGCGAGCCGCTGAGCCCCCGGGTCCGCGAGCGCGTCGAGCCGGTCGTCGGACGCGACCTCTCCGACGTGCGCGTCCACCAGGCCTCCGACGACCGCGCCGCCGCGGAGAGCATCCGGGCCCGGGCCTTCACCCACAAGGAGCACGTCTTCCTGGGCCGGGGCGAGAGCCCCGAGGACGTGGAGTTGCTCGCCCACGAGATGACCCACGTCGTCCAGCAGACCGAGGGAGACGCGCCCCCGGTGCAGCGCAAGCCGGCCGACTACCGCCAACCCGAGGACGGCATGGGGCCCGCCACCCGGATGCGGGCGCGCATCGACGAGGAGCTCGCGGACGAGGACGTCCCAGACGAGCGGCCCGACATCGACCGTGGCGACGTCACGTCCAGGAGCCACCGGCTCCAGCCCCAGGCGCGCCCGGACGTGGACAGGGCGGCCCAGGAGCGACCGGGTGTCCAGGCCGCGGCGACCGAGACGGCGCAGAAGGTCGACGCGCCGGCCCAGGCCGAGGGCGAGGGCGAAGGCGGCAAGCGCAAGGAGGGCGAGGCGGAGGGGCGCGAGGCGGCGGGAGACGCGGAGCAGTCCGCGGCGCAGGAGGCCTTCTCCACGGCGGCGGCCGAACTCCAACCCCAGGTGCCCACGCCGGTCGCGCCGGTGCCCCAGGTCGCGCCGGTGGATGCGGGGGGACAGGCGCTGCGGCCGGTCGAGAACGCGGACGCGGCCATCACGGAGATCGCCGAGGCCACCCAGGGCATGCGCGACGAGGGCACGGGCCTCCAGGAGGTCGCGTCCACCGAGCGCGCCAACGCGCGCATCCTCGAGGGCAACATCCACCTGGTCCGCAAGGGCGTCGCGCAGTCGGACCTCGGCGTCACCACGTCGCAGGGCCACGCGGCGTACCGGCGCACCGTCCTGGAGCAGGGGCGCGCCGCCCTGGGCGTGTCGCGCCAGAAGACCGCGTGGGTGGCGGAGCAGGCGCCGCAACACCTGGGCAAGGCGGACGAGGGCCGCGAGGACTCCGAGGGAATGGCCGAGGAGGCCTCCTCGCTGTCGGCCGAGAGCGAGGCCAACACGCCCGACGACGCCGACGCCGCGGAGAAGGCCGGCGAGCAGCGCGGGGAAATCAACCGGGCGGGCGGCGACGTCAACAACCTGGACCGCGCGTTCTCCGGTGGTCAGGAGCGGGCGCGCGGACTGTCGGCCGACGCGGAGCAGGCCGCGGGGCTCAACACGCGGGCCGAGGAGAAGCTCACCGAGAGCACCAGCGTGCTCCAGCGCACGGACGAGAAGCTGGCGCAGATGCGCGAGCAGACCGACGGGGCCCGCGCCCAGGTCGAGGCGCTCGCCGAGCGGCCCGGGGAGATGGTCGCCCAGGCGGACGAGACCGAGGCCGAGGGGCGCTCGGTGGTCGAGCAGTCGTTCGCCGTCGAGGAGCGGCTGCGCGAGGAGCAGGACACCCACCGCGCGAACGCGGCGGCCATCCCGGAGGAGACGCCCGAGGAGCGCGCGCTGCGCGAGGCGGAGGGAATCGAGGCGCCGCGCCTCGAGACGCAGCCCCCCGTGCAGCCCGCGCCCGCGCAACCCGAGGAGGGAGCGCCGCCGCCAGTCGCCGACGGAGGGAAGGCCGCCGCCGGTGCGCACGAGCGCGCTCCGGCCGAGGAGGCGCAGGAAGGCGGGGCCCAGGCGGCGATGCAGCAGGCCCAGGCCACCGCGGCGGAAGGGGGCGAGCTGCCGCCCATCGCGCCACGGCCTCCCACCGACGGGGGCGCGGAGACGGTGGTGCAGCGCCAGCCCCAGGCCGGCTACGAGGACCGGTGGAGCGTCGACCCGGCGGGGGACATCGCCAGCCACATTCCGCAACTGCTCGGCGGCTCGGCTCCGGCCGAGGGCGAGCAACGGGTGAGCCGCGAGGAGCTCGAGGCGCGGGAGCAGGAGCGGCGCAGGACGGAGGTGCTCGAAATCCAGGACATGGCGGGCAAGCCATTCGAGCAGACCAGCGCCTGGGAGCGGCGGCGCATCGCCCTGCGCATGGCGGGGCGGCACCTGTGGTCGGGGCTCACGAGCATCCGCTGGCCGGGCTGGGGCGCGCTGGCGCTCGGGCTGGTGAACCCGGTGACGCCGCTGCTGGGCGTGGTGTCGGGCTTCGGGATGATTGCCTCGGGCGCGGCGAACCTGGTCAACATCCAGGCCTGGCAGCGCGACCCCATTGGCAACCTGCTCAAGATCGCCGCGGACATCGCGACGGGCCTCACCATCATCCTGGGCTCCATCACCGCGCTGGCGGCGGTCATCGCCGCGCTGTGCACGGCGCTCATCCTGGTCAGCTTCGGCTTCCTCGGACCCGCGCTGGGCCCGGTGGTGGCCTTCTGCGCCAGCGTCATGGTGACGACGGGGGGGTGGACCATCGCGGTCGGCAAGTGGGCGCTGCTCCTGCAGTTCCTCGGCTTCCTCAAGAACCTCTACGAGGCGGGCGTCGCCCGGAACGCCGAGGAGCTCCAGCGCTCGTCGGACCGGATGTCGAGCGACGTCTCCGCCGCGGGCAACGTCGTGCTGCAGATGGGCATGGCGAAGCTGGCCCAGGTGGGCGGCCGGGGGATGCAGCGGAGCATCGTCCGGGCCGGTGGAGGCGCGCGCTGGGGAGGCGGGCTGACCACGCGTCTGGGAACGGCGGTGCGCGGCGCGGGGCGGGGCCTGTCGCGGGGAGGCAACTTCGCGAGGATGGGCGCGGCCGTGCGGCGAGGCGTGTCCCAGGTCCCCGGCGCGGTGGGACGCGGCGTCCGGAGCATCGGGGCCGGCATCCGCAACATGCCGACGCAGGCGGCCGCGGCGGCGAGGGCGCTGCCGGGCGTCATCCGCGCGCCGGCGCAGAGCCTGCGTCGCGGGTTCGGCTGGGGGATGTCACGCAACTACCTGGTGGGCCGGGGCGTGGCGCCCGGCCTCGCGGGCCTGCGCGCGGCGGGGGCGGAGGGCGCGCTGCTCGCCCAGCTCGAGGCCGGCGGCCTGAGCGCGTCGGCCGCCCAGCACGCCCTGCGGGTGTGGGAGCGCGAGGGCCTCGAGCTGCTGCTCGCGGAGGGGCTGACCGCCGCGGAGATCCACCTCCTCACCCAGGCCTCCCAGGCCACCCTGCGGAAGCTGATGCTGGAGTTCTCCAGCCGCGAGCTCGCGAACCTGGCGGCGGCGGTGGGGGTCCAGGGGCTGGAGACCCTGGCGATCCTCGAGGCCTCCACGCTGCGCCGCCTGCTGGCGGGGCTCCCCCCACGGAGCGTCCTGCAGCTTGTCACGACGCTGCCCCGGGAGGTGCTGGAGCGCCTGGTCTCGGGCGGGATGGCGCCCGCGCGAATCGCGCACCTCGCGGGGGCGCTGCCACCCGACGTGTTGAACCGGCTCGCCTTCGAGCTGACGGCCCTCGAGCTGGACCGCGTGGTCAACGAGCTGGGCGAGGCGCTCGTCTCGAGAATGGGCATCCCGGGCGGACTGACGAGCGCCGAGCTGACGGAGCTCGCCGACGTGGTCGCCCGGACCCGCGCCATCCCGAACATCCAGGGGATGGACGACTGGCTCACCTTCGAGGCCAGGCATGGTCCCGCGCACGCGAGGGATGCGATCGCCGAGCTGCGTGAAGCGCAGCGCCTGGCCCGGGAGAGCCCGGGGTCCATCGTCAACATCGGCGGCGACGAGAACCCGCCGATGCGCAACCCGACCGACCCGATGCGGTCGTTCGACATCAACATGGAGGACGCGGCGACCGGCGCCGAGCGGAACATCGAGGTCACCACGGCGCGGGGCACGCCCAACACGCCCACGGAGGGTTATGTCACGGACTCCCCGGACCTCACCGCGGGCGTCCAGCACGCCGGTGACAAGGCGGCCAGCCGCATCGCGGATGGAAGGCCCATCGGCGGCGACCGGGAGGCGGTGATTCGCGTGCGGTTCTACCAGGGCCAGACGCAGGTGGGCCGTGGCGGGCGCGGGGGCACCATCACCTATGACGGGACCGGCACCTACAGCCACCAACCGCCTCACCCCTCCGCACCACCACGGGTGCGAAACATCCTCTCCGACTTCGAGAGCGCCCTGCCGAACATCCGCAACAATCATCTCCTCGAGCGGGTCCGCCTGGTGGACTTCGATGGCAACGTGATTGCGGAGTACGCTCGCGGGCAAGGTGGCTGGATGAGGGTGCGGTGA